One window of Streptococcus troglodytae genomic DNA carries:
- a CDS encoding zinc-dependent MarR family transcriptional regulator produces MTLGQQIDALINQILLKAENQHELLIGSCQSDVKLTNTQEHILMLLSQEKSLTNSDLAKELNISQAAVTKAVKSLVGQEMLELTKDETDARVTYFRLTKLAEPVAKEHEHHHVATLSVYDRLSQGFSQKEKSVISRFLTALTKELEEE; encoded by the coding sequence ATGACTTTAGGACAGCAAATTGATGCTTTGATCAATCAGATTCTTTTAAAAGCTGAAAATCAGCATGAACTGTTAATTGGCTCTTGTCAGAGTGATGTTAAATTGACTAATACTCAAGAGCATATTCTTATGTTATTATCACAGGAAAAAAGTTTAACTAATTCTGATTTAGCTAAAGAGTTAAATATTAGTCAAGCTGCTGTGACAAAAGCCGTGAAATCTCTTGTTGGGCAAGAAATGTTAGAATTAACAAAGGATGAAACAGATGCTAGGGTCACTTATTTTCGTTTAACGAAATTGGCAGAACCAGTCGCCAAAGAGCATGAGCACCACCATGTTGCAACGTTATCCGTTTATGATCGTCTATCACAAGGATTTTCTCAGAAGGAAAAGTCTGTGATTAGTCGCTTTTTAACGGCTTTAACTAAGGAATTAGAAGAGGAATAA
- a CDS encoding metal ABC transporter ATP-binding protein, with protein MRYITVENLSYQYDAEPVLEGVNYHLDSGEFVTLTGENGAAKSTLIKATLGILKPKIGSVIFSKKNVSGKALRLAYLPQQIASFNAGFPSTVYEFVKSGRYPRNGWFRRLTKHDDEHIKVSLESVGMWENCQKPIGSLSGGQKQRAVIARMFASDPDIFVLDEPTTGMDAGTTETFYKLMHHSAHEHDKAVLMITHDPEEVKAYADRNIHLVRNQNLPWRCFNVHEKDREEENNVK; from the coding sequence GTGAGATACATTACTGTTGAAAATCTGTCTTATCAGTATGATGCAGAACCTGTTTTGGAGGGAGTTAACTATCATTTAGATAGTGGCGAATTTGTCACTTTGACTGGGGAAAACGGAGCTGCAAAGTCAACTTTGATTAAAGCAACTTTGGGTATTCTCAAGCCTAAAATTGGCTCTGTTATTTTTTCTAAAAAAAATGTATCTGGCAAGGCATTACGTTTGGCTTATTTACCTCAGCAAATTGCCAGTTTTAACGCAGGCTTTCCTAGTACAGTCTATGAATTTGTGAAATCAGGGCGTTATCCGAGAAATGGTTGGTTTAGAAGGCTAACAAAGCATGATGATGAGCATATAAAAGTTAGTCTAGAGTCGGTTGGTATGTGGGAAAATTGCCAAAAACCTATCGGAAGTCTTTCTGGCGGACAAAAACAGCGTGCGGTTATTGCTAGAATGTTTGCTAGTGACCCTGATATTTTTGTCTTGGATGAGCCGACAACGGGAATGGATGCAGGAACGACGGAAACCTTTTATAAACTCATGCATCATAGTGCTCATGAGCATGATAAAGCAGTTTTGATGATTACACATGATCCGGAAGAGGTTAAAGCGTACGCAGACCGTAATATCCATTTAGTCAGAAATCAAAATCTCCCCTGGCGTTGTTTTAATGTGCATGAAAAAGACAGAGAGGAAGAAAATAATGTTAAATAG
- a CDS encoding metal ABC transporter permease: MLNSILAYDFMQRALLAVAAISFFAPILGLFLILRRQSLMSDTLSHVSLAGVAFGVLLGISPTWTTLVVVTLAAVILEYLRTVYRHYMEIATAILMSLGLAISLIVMSKAGNASNVSLEQYLFGSIITISPEQVIALFIIAIIVLILTICFIRPMYILTFDEDTAFVDGLPVRLMSVLFNIVTGIAISLTIPAAGALLVSTIMVLPASIAMRLGKSFKTVIVLGILIGFIGMVSGIIISYLAETPASATITLIFITIFVFIGLMERLVKD, encoded by the coding sequence ATGTTAAATAGCATTTTGGCTTATGACTTTATGCAACGTGCTTTATTGGCTGTTGCTGCAATCAGTTTTTTTGCACCAATTTTAGGATTATTTTTGATTTTACGTCGTCAGAGTTTAATGAGTGATACCTTGAGTCATGTCTCTTTAGCAGGTGTTGCTTTTGGTGTATTATTAGGAATTTCTCCTACTTGGACAACTCTTGTAGTCGTCACGTTAGCAGCTGTTATACTTGAATATTTACGGACTGTTTATCGTCATTATATGGAAATTGCGACTGCTATTTTGATGTCACTAGGACTAGCTATATCTTTAATTGTTATGAGTAAAGCTGGGAATGCTAGCAATGTCAGTCTTGAACAATATCTTTTTGGTTCTATTATCACCATCAGTCCTGAACAGGTCATTGCCTTATTTATAATTGCGATTATTGTTCTTATTTTGACAATTTGTTTTATCAGACCAATGTATATTTTGACTTTTGATGAAGATACTGCTTTTGTGGATGGTTTGCCAGTTCGTTTAATGTCTGTTTTATTCAATATTGTGACAGGAATTGCTATTTCCCTTACAATTCCGGCAGCAGGAGCTCTTTTAGTATCAACTATTATGGTTTTGCCAGCAAGTATTGCGATGAGATTGGGAAAAAGTTTCAAAACTGTTATTGTTTTAGGGATTCTAATTGGCTTTATTGGTATGGTTTCTGGAATTATTATTTCTTATTTGGCAGAAACACCTGCTAGTGCTACAATTACCTTGATTTTTATTACGATTTTCGTTTTTATTGGATTAATGGAGCGATTGGTGAAAGATTGA
- the tyrS gene encoding tyrosine--tRNA ligase, which yields MTIFEELKARGLVFQTTDEEALKKSLDDGQVSFYTGYDPTADSLHLGHLVPILVMRHLQLAGHKPYALVGGATGLIGDPSFKDDERSLQTKETVENWVQSIRNQLERFIDFKHGDNKAQMVNNYDWMGKITFIDFLRDVGKYFTVNYMMSKESVKKRIETGISYTEFAYQIMQGYDFYVLNQEHAVTLQVGGSDQWGNMTAGTELIRRKANKTAHVITVPLITDATGKKFGKSEGNAVWLDADKTSPYEMYQFWLNVMDADAIRFLKIFTFLSLDEIEDIRVKFEAAPHERFAQKILAKEVVTFVHGQTAYQEAVKITEQLFAGHIKSLSAKELKQGLSNVPNYAVKSNDNHNIVELLVTAGIVNSKRQAREDLQNGAIYINGERIQDLTYNLSQQDKIDNELTVIRRGKKKYFVLTY from the coding sequence ATGACTATTTTTGAAGAACTCAAAGCACGTGGCTTAGTCTTTCAAACCACTGACGAAGAAGCCCTTAAAAAATCATTAGATGACGGACAAGTTTCTTTTTACACAGGTTATGATCCAACAGCTGATAGCCTCCATTTGGGGCATCTCGTACCTATCCTTGTTATGAGACATTTACAATTGGCTGGACATAAACCTTACGCCCTTGTGGGCGGCGCAACAGGTCTCATCGGCGATCCCTCTTTTAAAGATGATGAACGCAGTCTACAAACTAAAGAAACAGTGGAAAATTGGGTACAAAGTATCCGTAATCAATTAGAACGTTTCATTGATTTTAAACACGGTGATAACAAGGCTCAGATGGTCAATAACTATGACTGGATGGGAAAGATAACTTTTATTGACTTTCTTCGTGATGTCGGTAAATACTTTACTGTTAATTACATGATGAGTAAAGAATCTGTCAAAAAACGCATTGAAACAGGTATTTCATACACCGAGTTCGCTTACCAGATTATGCAAGGATATGATTTTTACGTCCTTAATCAAGAACATGCTGTTACACTTCAAGTCGGGGGGTCTGATCAATGGGGAAATATGACCGCAGGAACTGAGTTAATTCGTCGAAAAGCCAATAAAACAGCCCATGTCATTACTGTCCCATTAATTACAGATGCAACTGGCAAAAAATTTGGTAAGTCTGAAGGAAATGCTGTCTGGCTTGATGCTGATAAAACATCTCCTTACGAAATGTATCAATTTTGGCTTAATGTCATGGATGCTGATGCCATTCGCTTTCTCAAGATTTTTACTTTCCTATCTCTAGATGAAATAGAAGACATCCGAGTCAAATTTGAAGCAGCACCTCACGAACGCTTCGCTCAAAAAATATTAGCAAAAGAAGTTGTAACTTTTGTTCATGGGCAAACAGCTTACCAAGAAGCTGTCAAAATTACCGAACAACTTTTTGCAGGTCATATCAAGAGCCTCTCTGCAAAAGAACTTAAACAAGGCCTTAGTAATGTTCCAAATTATGCTGTTAAGTCTAATGACAATCACAATATTGTTGAATTATTAGTGACGGCTGGTATCGTTAATTCTAAACGTCAGGCGCGTGAAGATCTTCAAAACGGGGCTATTTATATTAATGGGGAACGTATCCAAGATTTAACTTATAACTTATCTCAACAAGATAAAATTGACAATGAACTCACTGTTATTCGTCGTGGTAAGAAAAAATACTTTGTCTTAACTTATTAA
- the pbp1b gene encoding penicillin-binding protein PBP1B has translation MSLLNKIKTKLKRNIKKPYFKKIDVTKFNLKILKRADYLDFASVFLRTFKLLSDFAYILILLIAFMGIGMGFGYLASQVESVKVPSKANLVNQVSTFTRISKMTYSDKSIISTIDTDLLRTPIESRNISDNVKKAVIATEDENFKTHKGVVPKAVFRATLASVLGLGENSGGSTLTQQLLKQQVLGDDPTFKRKTKEIIYALALERYIGKDSILTNYLNVSPFGRNNRGQNIAGIEEAAKGIFGVAAKDLTVPQAAFLAGLPQSPIAYSPYTADGKFKTKKDMEYGLKRSQNVLYNMYRTGVLSKVDYENYKKYDLKKDFKRPQASQTDSHDYLYYSVFEEAQKIMYDYLIKRDHVSPQDLKNDKTKAAYKEKALREIRLGGYTIATTINKMVYNAMQMAVAQHGGSLDDGTGNVEVGNVLMDNSTGAILGFVGGRDYKSNQNNHAFDTARSPGSSIKPLLAYGPAIDQGLMGSSSMLSNYPTTFSSGQKIMHAGDEGTAMVNLQEALDVSWNIPAYWTYQMLLQKGVDVPGYMEKMGYNIPEYSIESLPLGGGVETTVAQQTNGYQTIANGGIYQKQYMVDKITDSKGKVIYQHESKPVRVYSQATASILNDLLKGPISSGKTTTFKDKLKGLNSDLAGAEWTGKTGTTDDYTDVWLILSTPKTTLGGWAGHDNNASLDKMSGYNNNAQYMAYLVNAINQADPNILGTNQRFSLDPSVIKADVLKSTGLKPATVNVNGKNISLSGETTTSYWAKNGPGDTVYKFAIGGSDSDYQKAWASIGGK, from the coding sequence ATGTCCCTGCTAAATAAGATAAAAACTAAATTGAAAAGAAATATTAAAAAACCGTATTTTAAAAAAATTGATGTAACAAAATTTAATCTTAAAATTTTAAAACGAGCAGATTATCTGGATTTTGCTTCTGTTTTTTTGCGGACTTTTAAATTACTATCTGATTTTGCTTATATTCTTATCCTTTTGATTGCTTTTATGGGAATCGGTATGGGTTTTGGTTATTTGGCAAGCCAAGTTGAGAGTGTTAAAGTTCCAAGTAAGGCTAATCTGGTCAATCAAGTTAGTACTTTTACTAGGATTTCTAAGATGACTTACTCAGATAAGTCTATTATTTCAACAATTGATACCGATCTGTTAAGAACACCTATTGAGAGCCGAAATATTTCAGACAATGTTAAAAAAGCTGTCATTGCAACAGAAGATGAAAATTTTAAAACACATAAGGGTGTAGTGCCTAAGGCGGTTTTTCGAGCCACTCTTGCTTCTGTTTTGGGTTTAGGTGAGAATAGCGGAGGTTCTACCTTGACACAGCAATTACTGAAGCAGCAAGTTTTGGGAGACGATCCAACCTTTAAGCGTAAAACCAAGGAAATCATTTATGCTCTTGCCCTTGAACGTTATATTGGTAAGGACAGTATCTTAACCAACTATCTTAATGTATCTCCTTTTGGGCGAAATAACAGGGGACAAAATATTGCTGGTATTGAAGAAGCTGCTAAAGGGATTTTTGGTGTTGCTGCTAAAGATTTGACAGTACCCCAAGCAGCCTTTTTAGCGGGATTGCCACAGAGTCCAATTGCATATTCACCTTATACAGCAGATGGTAAGTTTAAAACTAAGAAGGATATGGAATATGGTTTAAAACGCTCTCAAAATGTTCTTTACAATATGTATCGTACGGGTGTTCTTTCTAAGGTAGATTATGAGAATTATAAAAAATACGATCTTAAAAAAGACTTTAAGAGACCTCAAGCATCTCAAACAGATTCTCATGATTACTTATACTATTCTGTCTTTGAAGAAGCACAGAAAATTATGTATGATTATTTAATCAAACGGGATCATGTTTCTCCGCAGGATTTGAAAAATGATAAAACTAAGGCAGCCTACAAGGAAAAAGCTCTACGTGAGATACGTTTAGGTGGCTATACGATTGCTACAACGATTAATAAGATGGTTTATAATGCTATGCAGATGGCAGTAGCTCAACATGGTGGTTCACTTGATGATGGAACGGGAAATGTTGAAGTTGGCAATGTCCTTATGGATAATTCAACTGGAGCTATTCTTGGTTTTGTCGGCGGCCGTGATTATAAGAGTAATCAGAATAATCACGCCTTTGATACTGCCAGATCTCCTGGTTCCAGCATTAAGCCTTTATTAGCTTACGGTCCTGCTATTGATCAAGGCTTAATGGGAAGTTCAAGTATGCTTTCCAACTACCCAACGACTTTTTCAAGCGGCCAAAAGATTATGCACGCGGGCGATGAAGGGACAGCCATGGTAAATCTGCAGGAAGCGCTGGATGTTTCTTGGAATATCCCAGCCTACTGGACCTATCAAATGTTATTGCAAAAGGGTGTTGATGTTCCAGGCTATATGGAAAAAATGGGCTATAATATTCCTGAATACTCTATTGAGAGCCTGCCCTTGGGCGGCGGTGTTGAGACAACAGTAGCTCAACAAACCAATGGTTATCAAACGATTGCTAATGGTGGTATTTATCAAAAGCAGTACATGGTTGATAAAATTACAGACAGCAAGGGGAAAGTCATTTATCAGCATGAGTCTAAACCAGTTCGTGTCTATTCGCAAGCCACTGCCAGTATTTTGAATGATTTGCTTAAGGGACCAATTAGTTCAGGTAAAACAACGACTTTCAAGGATAAATTGAAGGGTCTTAATTCAGATCTTGCAGGAGCTGAATGGACAGGAAAGACAGGGACAACAGATGACTATACAGATGTTTGGTTAATCTTGTCTACTCCTAAAACAACACTGGGTGGTTGGGCTGGTCATGATAACAATGCTTCGTTAGACAAGATGTCAGGGTATAATAACAATGCTCAGTATATGGCGTATCTAGTTAATGCCATTAATCAGGCAGATCCAAATATTTTGGGAACAAATCAGCGTTTTAGCCTAGATCCGAGTGTCATCAAAGCAGATGTCTTAAAATCAACCGGTCTCAAACCAGCTACTGTTAATGTCAATGGTAAGAATATTTCTCTTAGTGGAGAGACGACGACCAGCTATTGGGCGAAAAACGGTCCCGGAGATACCGTCTATAAATTTGCTATAGGCGGTTCAGATAGTGATTATCAAAAAGCTTGGGCCAGCATTGGAGGTAAGTAG
- the rpoB gene encoding DNA-directed RNA polymerase subunit beta: MAGHEVQYGKHRTRRSFSRIKEVLDLPNLIEIQTDSFKDFLDTGLKEVFEDVLPISNFTDTMELEFVGYELKEPKYTLEEARAHDAHYSAPIFVTFRLINKETGEIKTQEVFFGDFPLMTEMGTFIINGAERIIVSQLVRSPGVYFNDKVDKNGKIGYGSTVIPNRGAWLELETDSKDIAYTRIDRTRKIPFTTLVRALGFSGDDEIIDIFGDSELVRNTIEKDIHKNPNDSRTDEALKEIYERLRPGEPKTADSSRSLLIARFFDARRYDLAAVGRYKINKKLNVKTRLLNQVIAENLVDPETGEILVEAGTEMTRSVIDSIADYLDGDLNKIVYTPNEYAVLTEPVVLQKFKVVAPNDPDRTVTVIGNASPDDKVRHLTPADILAEMSYFLNLAEGLGKVDDIDHLGNRRIRAVGELLANQFRIGLARMERNVRERMSVQDNEVLTPQQIINIRPVTAAIKEFFGSSQLSQFMDQHNPLSELSHKRRLSALGPGGLTRDRAGYEVRDVHYTHYGRMCPIETPEGPNIGLINNLSSYGHLNKYGFIQTPYRKVDRETGKVTNEIEWLTADEEDEFTVAQANSKLNEDGSFAEEIVMGRHQGNNQEFPASSVEYMDVSPKQVVAVATACIPFLENDDSNRALMGANMQRQAVPLIDPKAPFVGTGMEYQAAHDSGAAIIAQHDGKVVYSDADKIEVRREDGSLDVYHVTKFRRSNSGTAYNQRTLVRVGDSVEKGDFIADGPSMEKGEMALGQNPVVAYMTWEGYNFEDAVIMSERLVKDDVYTSVHLEEFESETRDTKLGPEEITREIPNVGEDALKDLDEMGIIRIGAEVKEGDILVGKVTPKGEKDLSAEERLLHAIFGDKSREVRDTSLRVPHGGDGVVCDVKIFTRANGDELQSGVNMLVRVYIAQKRKIKVGDKMAGRHGNKGVVSRIVPVEDMPYLPDGTPVDIMLNPLGVPSRMNIGQVMELHLGMAARNLGIHIATPVFDGATSDDLWETVKEAGMDSDAKTVLYDGRTGEPFDNRVSVGVMYMIKLHHMVDDKLHARSVGPYSTITQQPLGGKAQFGGQRFGEMEVWALEAYGASNVLQEILTYKSDDVTGRLKAYEAITKGKPIPKPGVPESFRVLVKELQSLGLDMRVLDKDDKEVDLRDLDEGEDDDVMHVDDLEKAREKQALEAAEFANSDEK, translated from the coding sequence TTGGCAGGACATGAAGTTCAGTACGGGAAACATCGTACGCGTCGTAGTTTTTCAAGAATCAAAGAGGTTCTTGATTTACCAAATTTGATTGAAATCCAAACGGACTCTTTTAAAGATTTCTTGGATACAGGTCTTAAGGAAGTTTTTGAAGATGTGCTTCCAATTTCCAATTTCACAGATACTATGGAATTAGAGTTTGTGGGTTATGAGTTGAAAGAACCTAAGTATACATTGGAAGAAGCACGTGCTCATGATGCACATTATTCTGCCCCCATCTTTGTTACTTTCCGTCTCATCAATAAAGAAACAGGTGAAATTAAGACACAAGAAGTATTTTTTGGTGATTTTCCCTTGATGACTGAAATGGGTACTTTTATTATTAATGGTGCTGAACGTATTATCGTTTCTCAGTTGGTACGTTCACCAGGTGTTTATTTTAATGATAAAGTGGATAAAAATGGGAAAATTGGCTATGGTTCAACTGTTATCCCTAACCGCGGTGCCTGGCTTGAGCTTGAAACGGACTCTAAGGATATTGCTTATACTCGTATTGACCGTACTCGTAAAATTCCTTTCACGACGCTGGTTCGTGCACTCGGTTTTTCCGGGGATGATGAGATTATTGATATCTTTGGTGATAGCGAATTGGTTCGTAATACCATTGAAAAAGATATTCATAAAAATCCTAATGACTCTCGTACAGATGAAGCGCTCAAGGAAATTTATGAACGTCTTCGTCCAGGTGAACCTAAGACGGCAGATTCTTCACGCAGTCTTCTGATTGCCCGTTTCTTTGATGCGCGCCGCTATGATTTAGCAGCTGTTGGTCGCTATAAGATTAATAAAAAATTAAACGTCAAAACACGTCTTTTGAATCAAGTCATTGCTGAAAACTTGGTAGATCCTGAAACAGGTGAAATTCTTGTTGAAGCTGGGACTGAAATGACACGCAGTGTAATTGATTCGATAGCAGATTATCTTGATGGAGATCTCAATAAAATTGTTTATACGCCAAATGAATACGCTGTTTTGACAGAACCTGTTGTTCTTCAAAAATTCAAAGTTGTGGCTCCAAATGATCCAGACCGCACGGTTACTGTTATTGGTAATGCCAGTCCAGATGACAAAGTACGTCACTTGACACCAGCCGATATTTTAGCTGAAATGTCTTATTTCCTTAACTTGGCTGAGGGTCTAGGTAAAGTTGATGATATTGACCATTTAGGCAACCGTCGTATTCGTGCTGTTGGTGAATTGCTGGCTAATCAATTCCGTATTGGATTGGCACGTATGGAACGTAATGTTCGTGAACGTATGTCCGTTCAAGATAATGAAGTCTTAACACCACAACAGATTATTAACATTCGCCCTGTAACAGCGGCAATTAAAGAGTTCTTTGGTTCTTCTCAATTGTCACAGTTTATGGACCAACACAATCCACTGTCTGAATTGTCTCATAAACGCCGTTTGTCAGCTTTAGGTCCCGGTGGTTTAACACGTGACCGTGCTGGTTATGAAGTTCGTGATGTGCATTATACGCATTATGGTCGCATGTGTCCAATTGAAACACCTGAAGGACCAAACATTGGATTGATTAATAACTTGTCTTCCTATGGTCATCTTAATAAATATGGATTTATCCAAACGCCATACCGTAAAGTTGACCGTGAGACAGGTAAAGTAACTAATGAAATTGAATGGCTTACTGCTGATGAAGAAGATGAATTCACTGTAGCTCAGGCTAACTCAAAACTCAATGAAGATGGAAGTTTTGCTGAAGAAATCGTCATGGGACGTCATCAAGGGAATAACCAAGAGTTTCCAGCAAGTTCTGTTGAATATATGGATGTTTCTCCTAAGCAGGTAGTTGCGGTAGCGACAGCATGTATTCCTTTTCTTGAAAATGATGACTCCAACCGTGCCCTCATGGGAGCTAACATGCAGCGTCAAGCTGTGCCATTGATTGATCCTAAAGCACCTTTTGTTGGAACTGGTATGGAATATCAAGCAGCCCATGATTCTGGGGCCGCTATTATCGCTCAACATGATGGAAAAGTGGTTTATTCCGATGCAGATAAGATTGAAGTTCGCCGTGAAGATGGCTCACTAGATGTTTATCATGTTACCAAATTCCGTCGTTCTAACTCTGGAACTGCCTATAATCAGCGCACTCTTGTTAGGGTAGGCGATAGTGTTGAAAAGGGGGACTTTATTGCAGATGGTCCTTCTATGGAAAAAGGTGAGATGGCTCTTGGGCAAAATCCAGTAGTTGCCTACATGACTTGGGAAGGTTACAACTTTGAAGATGCTGTTATCATGAGTGAGCGTCTTGTCAAGGATGATGTTTATACTTCTGTTCATTTAGAAGAATTTGAATCTGAAACCCGTGATACAAAACTTGGACCTGAAGAAATTACGCGTGAAATTCCAAATGTTGGTGAAGATGCCCTGAAAGACCTTGATGAAATGGGAATTATTCGCATTGGTGCTGAGGTTAAAGAAGGTGATATTCTAGTTGGTAAAGTAACTCCTAAAGGAGAAAAAGATCTTTCTGCAGAAGAACGCCTCTTGCATGCCATTTTTGGTGATAAATCACGTGAAGTTCGTGATACTTCTCTTCGTGTACCACATGGTGGCGACGGTGTTGTTTGTGATGTGAAAATCTTTACACGTGCTAATGGAGATGAACTTCAATCAGGTGTTAACATGCTGGTTCGTGTTTATATCGCTCAAAAACGTAAAATCAAGGTCGGAGATAAGATGGCCGGACGTCATGGTAATAAGGGTGTCGTTTCCCGTATTGTACCAGTGGAAGACATGCCATATCTTCCAGATGGAACACCTGTTGATATTATGCTTAATCCGCTTGGGGTGCCATCACGGATGAACATTGGACAAGTTATGGAACTCCATCTTGGCATGGCTGCCCGTAATTTGGGCATTCATATTGCAACGCCTGTCTTTGACGGAGCAACTTCTGACGATCTTTGGGAAACAGTCAAAGAAGCCGGTATGGATTCCGATGCTAAAACTGTTCTTTATGATGGTCGCACAGGGGAGCCGTTTGATAATCGTGTATCAGTCGGTGTTATGTATATGATTAAACTTCACCACATGGTTGATGATAAATTGCATGCACGTTCAGTCGGTCCTTACTCAACGATTACTCAACAGCCGCTTGGTGGTAAGGCTCAATTTGGTGGTCAACGTTTCGGAGAAATGGAAGTTTGGGCTTTGGAAGCTTATGGTGCCTCAAACGTTCTTCAAGAAATTTTAACTTATAAATCAGATGATGTCACCGGTCGTCTTAAAGCTTATGAGGCTATTACAAAAGGTAAGCCAATTCCAAAACCAGGGGTGCCAGAATCATTCCGTGTACTTGTGAAAGAATTGCAGTCACTTGGGCTTGACATGCGCGTTCTTGATAAAGATGATAAAGAAGTAGACCTTCGTGATCTTGATGAAGGCGAAGATGATGATGTCATGCATGTTGATGATCTTGAAAAGGCACGTGAAAAGCAAGCACTTGAGGCTGCTGAATTTGCAAACAGTGATGAGAAATAA